From Chryseobacterium joostei, the proteins below share one genomic window:
- a CDS encoding protein adenylyltransferase SelO, whose amino-acid sequence MNIESIRQPFIKKFPGDFSNNTMQRNTPKVLFSTIKPAGFDRPQLIAFNNVLSEEIGLGKYEEKDLNFLVGNDLPENVQTYATAYAGHQFGNWAGQLGDGRAILAGEILNDSGKKTEIQWKGAGATPYSRHADGRAVLRSSVREYLMSEAMYHLGVHTTRALSLAFTGEEVVRDIMYNGNPQLEKGAVVIRTSESFLRFGHFELVSAQQEYKTLQDLLDFTIENYFPEITSSENQKYKDFFENICTRTANLMVEWFRVGFVHGVMNTDNMSILGLTIDYGPYSMMDEYDLNFTPNTTDLPGRRYAFGKQGQISQWNLWQLANALHPLIKDEKFLEDTLNKYGTYFWEAHDTMLCKKFGFDELKKEDEEFFTNWQGLMQELELDYTLFFNQLEKITADLDLKEHFSKVSYTFLNEEKLGKLKNFIENYESRLKLNSISREDSQKLMEKSNPKFTLRNYLLYECIEEISSGNTEMLQKLTKALENPYEEIFPEFSTKRPSGYDDTTGCSTLSCSS is encoded by the coding sequence ATGAATATCGAAAGCATCAGACAACCTTTCATCAAGAAATTCCCTGGAGATTTTTCTAACAATACCATGCAAAGAAATACTCCTAAGGTTCTATTTTCGACCATCAAGCCTGCCGGTTTTGATCGCCCTCAATTAATTGCTTTTAACAATGTCCTTTCAGAAGAAATAGGATTAGGAAAGTATGAAGAGAAAGACCTGAATTTTCTTGTAGGAAATGACCTCCCTGAAAACGTTCAAACCTATGCTACTGCCTATGCAGGGCATCAATTTGGAAACTGGGCCGGACAACTTGGAGACGGAAGAGCCATCCTTGCAGGTGAAATCCTTAATGATTCCGGCAAAAAAACAGAAATCCAATGGAAAGGAGCCGGCGCAACACCTTACTCCAGACATGCAGATGGAAGAGCTGTACTGAGATCCTCTGTACGAGAATACCTGATGAGTGAAGCAATGTATCATTTGGGAGTTCATACAACAAGAGCATTAAGTTTGGCATTTACTGGAGAAGAGGTTGTTCGTGATATCATGTATAATGGAAATCCACAGCTGGAAAAGGGAGCCGTTGTCATAAGAACTTCCGAAAGCTTCCTGCGTTTTGGTCATTTTGAACTAGTGTCTGCTCAGCAAGAATATAAAACACTACAGGATCTTCTAGATTTTACTATTGAAAATTATTTTCCTGAGATCACATCTTCGGAAAATCAAAAATATAAGGACTTTTTTGAAAATATTTGTACCCGTACAGCAAATCTTATGGTTGAATGGTTCCGCGTTGGATTTGTACATGGTGTGATGAATACAGACAATATGTCGATTTTAGGACTAACCATCGATTATGGACCTTATTCCATGATGGATGAATATGATCTGAATTTCACTCCAAATACAACGGATCTACCTGGAAGAAGATATGCTTTTGGAAAACAAGGACAGATTTCCCAATGGAACCTTTGGCAGCTTGCCAATGCATTGCACCCATTAATAAAGGATGAAAAGTTTTTAGAAGACACCTTAAACAAATATGGCACTTATTTCTGGGAGGCTCATGATACAATGCTTTGCAAAAAGTTCGGATTCGATGAGCTTAAAAAAGAGGATGAAGAGTTTTTCACCAATTGGCAAGGATTAATGCAGGAACTTGAACTTGATTACACCTTATTTTTCAATCAACTGGAAAAAATAACAGCAGACTTAGACCTAAAAGAACACTTTAGTAAGGTTTCCTACACCTTTTTGAACGAAGAAAAGCTTGGAAAACTTAAAAATTTCATTGAAAATTATGAGTCCCGATTAAAACTCAACTCAATTTCAAGAGAAGATTCCCAGAAATTGATGGAAAAATCTAATCCAAAGTTCACACTCAGAAATTATCTGCTTTACGAATGCATTGAAGAAATAAGCAGCGGCAATACAGAAATGCTACAAAAACTTACCAAGGCTCTTGAAAATCCTTACGAGGAAATATTTCCTGAATTTTCTACCAAAAGACCATCCGGCTATGATGACACAACGGGATGTTCTACTCTTTCCTGTAGTTCTTAG